The following proteins are encoded in a genomic region of Limosilactobacillus reuteri subsp. reuteri:
- a CDS encoding Nramp family divalent metal transporter: MISNLINKTQTKGGFGVDDTKNQHRKHKLIEYANGKSLEEINGTVEVPRGKGFWRTLFAYSGPGALVAVGYMDPGNWSTSITGGQSFQYTLMTTILISSLIAMLLQYMAAKLGIVSQMDLAQATRARTGKALGIILWIMTELAIMATDIAEVIGAAIALNLLFHIPLIPSVFITVLDVLVLLLLTKIGFRKIEAIVACLILVILFVFAYQVALSNPNWGGVFMGLLPSAKAIAQHPEIGGITPLTGTLGIIGATVMPHNLYLHSAISQTRKIDHNDLDSIRQTVRFTTWDSNIQLSLAFIVNSLLLIMGVAVFKTGAVQDSSFFGLYDALNNTSMLSNPVLIAVAKSGVLSTLFAVALLASGQNSTITGTLTGQVIMEGFIHMRMPLWARRLVTRIISVIPVIACVAMTSGENTIQQHTALNLLMENSQVFLAFALPFSMLPLLMMTNSEVEMGEFKNRGWVKVCGWISVIALTFLNLYNLPATYEGFGIWSKGTSDVLAYITIIVILALLIWTCVELYKGDKRFAAEGKGFGQREAQMKDSVVED, from the coding sequence ATGATTTCCAATCTAATTAACAAAACTCAAACGAAAGGTGGATTTGGCGTGGACGACACAAAGAATCAACACCGGAAGCATAAACTTATTGAATATGCTAACGGTAAATCACTAGAGGAAATCAACGGAACAGTTGAAGTTCCTCGTGGAAAAGGCTTCTGGCGAACATTATTCGCTTACTCTGGTCCCGGCGCATTAGTTGCTGTGGGTTACATGGATCCAGGTAACTGGTCAACTTCAATTACCGGTGGACAGAGTTTCCAATATACCTTAATGACTACTATCTTGATTTCAAGTTTGATTGCGATGTTACTTCAATACATGGCGGCTAAACTCGGAATCGTGAGCCAAATGGACCTTGCTCAGGCAACACGGGCACGTACCGGTAAAGCATTAGGTATTATTTTATGGATTATGACTGAGTTGGCGATTATGGCTACGGATATCGCTGAAGTTATCGGAGCTGCTATCGCATTAAACTTACTGTTCCACATTCCGTTGATCCCATCTGTATTTATTACTGTTCTTGATGTTTTAGTACTGCTATTATTAACCAAGATCGGATTCCGGAAGATCGAAGCAATTGTTGCATGTTTGATTTTGGTGATCTTATTTGTTTTTGCTTACCAAGTTGCCTTATCTAACCCTAACTGGGGTGGCGTATTTATGGGCCTGCTCCCATCAGCCAAAGCAATTGCCCAACATCCTGAAATCGGTGGTATCACTCCACTAACTGGTACCCTAGGTATTATTGGTGCGACCGTTATGCCTCACAACTTATACCTCCACTCAGCAATTTCTCAGACTCGGAAGATTGATCATAATGATCTTGACAGCATTCGACAAACAGTTCGCTTTACTACTTGGGATTCAAACATCCAATTATCTCTTGCATTTATCGTTAATTCCCTTCTTTTGATTATGGGGGTTGCTGTTTTCAAGACTGGTGCTGTTCAAGATAGCTCTTTCTTCGGTCTGTATGATGCCCTAAACAATACCTCAATGCTTAGTAATCCAGTGTTAATTGCTGTTGCTAAGTCAGGTGTATTATCTACTTTATTTGCCGTTGCTTTACTTGCTTCTGGGCAAAATTCAACAATTACTGGAACATTAACTGGTCAAGTTATTATGGAAGGTTTCATTCATATGCGAATGCCTTTATGGGCACGACGGTTAGTTACTCGGATTATTTCCGTTATTCCGGTTATTGCTTGTGTTGCAATGACGAGCGGTGAAAATACTATCCAACAACATACCGCCTTGAACCTTTTAATGGAAAATTCACAGGTATTCTTAGCTTTTGCCCTTCCGTTCTCAATGTTACCATTATTAATGATGACTAACAGTGAAGTTGAAATGGGTGAATTTAAGAATAGGGGCTGGGTTAAGGTTTGCGGTTGGATTTCTGTAATTGCCCTTACCTTCTTAAACCTTTACAACCTTCCTGCAACTTACGAAGGCTTTGGTATTTGGTCAAAAGGAACATCTGACGTTCTCGCTTATATCACAATCATTGTTATTCTTGCTCTTCTTATCTGGACTTGTGTTGAACTCTATAAAGGGGACAAGCGGTTTGCTGCTGAAGGCAAAGGATTCGGCCAACGTGAAGCTCAAATGAAAGATTCAGTTGTAGAAGATTAA
- the thrS gene encoding threonine--tRNA ligase has translation MAQVAVMSPDGSVKKIDRDSQEGLEALRKLSALMLKAALKQEFKGIRLGEAVADEDGFHVDSDKDNQQVSADELPALEDVIKGMAKNDVKVEFVEVPVEEALAEVKDDRFSTELINENAKDGKVAMYQLGDVKAVADDDILLYGNVVKNLRLLSVAGAYWKGMSSNPMLQRIYGTVFYKKDALEEDLKKRQEAKERDHRVIGNQLDLFFVDPKVGAGLPYWLPKGATIRRTIERYIIDREVADGYQHVYTPVLMNLDAYKTSGHWEHYRDDMFPPMDMGDGEMLELRPMNCPSHIQVYKHHIRSYRDLPLRIAELGMMHRYEKSGALSGLQRVREMTLNDGHTFVTLDQIRSEFAKILKLIMSVYEDFDITDYSFRLSLRDPKNVKKYYANDEMWEKSQSMLKSAMDDLNLDYYEAEGEAAFYGPKLDIQTKTALGNDETMSTIQLDFMLPERFGLSYVGQDGKEHQPVMIHRGVVGTMERFMAYLTEIYKGAFPTWLAPEQVHIIPVNEEAHGEYADDLAKKMKAANIRVNVDHRNEKMGYKIREAQTQKVPYTLVVGDDEKNNNGVSVRKYGEKEQNEMSQEAFMNEILEDIASYSREK, from the coding sequence ATGGCTCAGGTTGCTGTTATGTCCCCAGACGGATCAGTTAAGAAGATCGATCGGGATTCACAAGAAGGTTTAGAAGCATTACGTAAGCTTTCTGCATTAATGTTAAAGGCTGCATTAAAACAAGAATTTAAGGGTATTCGACTTGGTGAAGCTGTCGCTGACGAAGATGGTTTCCACGTTGATTCTGATAAAGATAATCAACAAGTTTCTGCTGACGAATTACCAGCTCTTGAAGATGTAATCAAGGGAATGGCAAAGAACGATGTTAAGGTAGAATTTGTTGAAGTACCTGTAGAGGAAGCACTTGCCGAAGTAAAAGATGATCGTTTCTCAACTGAATTGATCAATGAAAATGCTAAAGACGGCAAAGTAGCAATGTACCAACTTGGTGATGTCAAAGCTGTTGCAGATGATGACATTCTTTTATATGGTAACGTTGTTAAAAACTTACGCCTTCTTTCTGTTGCTGGTGCTTACTGGAAAGGTATGTCTTCAAATCCAATGCTTCAACGGATTTACGGAACTGTCTTCTACAAGAAGGACGCATTAGAAGAAGACTTAAAGAAACGTCAAGAAGCTAAGGAACGTGACCACCGTGTTATCGGTAACCAACTTGACCTCTTCTTTGTTGATCCTAAAGTTGGTGCCGGTTTACCATACTGGTTACCAAAAGGTGCTACTATTCGCCGGACCATCGAACGTTACATTATTGACCGGGAAGTTGCCGATGGTTACCAACACGTTTATACTCCAGTCCTAATGAATCTTGATGCCTACAAGACTTCTGGTCACTGGGAACACTACCGCGACGATATGTTCCCACCAATGGACATGGGTGATGGCGAAATGCTTGAATTACGGCCAATGAACTGCCCAAGTCATATTCAAGTTTACAAGCACCATATTCGTTCATACCGTGATCTTCCATTACGGATTGCTGAACTTGGTATGATGCACCGTTATGAAAAATCAGGTGCTCTTTCTGGTCTTCAACGGGTTCGTGAAATGACTTTGAACGATGGTCACACCTTCGTTACCCTTGACCAAATTCGTTCTGAATTCGCTAAGATTTTGAAGTTGATCATGAGCGTTTACGAAGACTTTGATATTACTGATTACAGCTTCCGTCTTTCTCTTCGTGACCCTAAGAACGTTAAGAAGTACTACGCTAATGACGAAATGTGGGAAAAATCCCAATCAATGTTGAAATCAGCAATGGACGATCTTAACCTTGATTATTATGAAGCTGAAGGTGAAGCTGCCTTCTATGGTCCAAAACTTGATATTCAAACTAAGACTGCTCTTGGAAATGACGAAACAATGTCAACGATTCAACTTGACTTTATGCTTCCAGAACGATTCGGACTTTCCTACGTTGGTCAAGACGGTAAAGAACATCAACCAGTTATGATTCACCGTGGTGTTGTTGGAACAATGGAACGGTTCATGGCTTACTTAACAGAAATTTACAAGGGTGCATTCCCAACTTGGCTAGCCCCAGAACAAGTTCACATTATCCCTGTTAACGAAGAAGCCCATGGTGAATACGCAGATGACCTCGCTAAGAAGATGAAGGCTGCTAATATCCGTGTTAATGTCGATCACCGAAACGAAAAGATGGGCTACAAGATTCGTGAAGCTCAAACACAAAAGGTTCCATACACTCTTGTTGTTGGAGACGACGAAAAGAATAACAATGGTGTATCTGTTCGTAAGTACGGTGAAAAAGAACAAAACGAAATGAGTCAAGAAGCATTTATGAATGAAATTCTTGAAGATATTGCTTCTTACTCCCGCGAAAAGTAA
- a CDS encoding alkaline phosphatase family protein: MKQHKLIVISLDSLGFRDLNELRQITPTLANLIKKGTWVKKVKGIFPTLTYPSHTSIITGQYPAVHGIVNNTKLQPRRQSPDWFWYRKDIQSMPLYDIAKEKDLTTAAFLWPVTAGSKIDYNLAEIFPNRIWTNQVLVSLKASSPLFLYEMNKKYGKLRHGIKQPWLDDFVTACAVDTIKNKKPDLTLIHLVDMDSMRHRYGVRSPQAKEALHRLDKRVAKIIQATKDTGTYPQTDFVILGDHYQINVDKMIHLNMLFAQQGLLHPLGKKSTYRNNWQVTAKTCDGETYIYTRGAVDRGKLKQMIAGVEGVERIYDNATAIKRGADPKCTFLVEAKPGYYFTDEVNRPAIVEKVDSESIGTHDRYRGVHGYGPTQANYFTTAIFAGPQIKGGATVENAHLVDEGPTFAKLLGLHYPAPTAGQAIDAIFKD; encoded by the coding sequence ATGAAACAGCATAAGCTAATTGTCATTTCGCTAGATTCACTAGGGTTTCGTGACCTAAACGAATTACGCCAAATAACACCAACATTAGCGAATTTAATAAAAAAAGGAACCTGGGTAAAAAAAGTTAAAGGAATCTTTCCAACGTTAACTTACCCATCCCATACTTCGATTATTACCGGTCAGTATCCGGCTGTGCATGGAATTGTTAACAATACTAAATTGCAGCCACGCCGGCAATCGCCTGACTGGTTCTGGTATCGAAAAGATATTCAATCGATGCCCCTCTATGATATTGCAAAAGAAAAGGACTTAACAACTGCTGCATTTTTGTGGCCTGTTACTGCTGGCAGTAAGATTGATTATAACCTTGCGGAAATCTTTCCTAATCGAATTTGGACAAATCAAGTACTGGTTTCGTTAAAGGCAAGTAGTCCGTTATTTTTATATGAAATGAATAAGAAATACGGTAAATTACGGCACGGAATTAAGCAACCGTGGCTTGACGATTTTGTAACAGCATGTGCGGTTGATACGATTAAAAATAAAAAGCCAGACTTAACCTTAATTCACTTAGTTGATATGGATAGTATGCGTCACCGTTATGGGGTTCGATCACCACAAGCAAAAGAAGCATTGCACCGTCTAGATAAACGCGTAGCTAAGATAATTCAAGCGACAAAAGATACCGGTACTTACCCGCAAACAGACTTTGTAATTTTAGGAGATCACTATCAAATTAATGTTGATAAGATGATTCATTTGAATATGCTATTTGCGCAACAAGGACTTCTTCACCCTCTTGGAAAGAAAAGTACTTATCGAAATAACTGGCAAGTCACTGCTAAAACTTGCGATGGAGAAACTTATATTTACACTCGTGGTGCCGTGGATCGAGGAAAACTTAAGCAAATGATTGCTGGTGTCGAAGGCGTTGAGCGAATCTATGATAACGCAACGGCGATCAAACGGGGCGCAGATCCTAAGTGCACATTCCTCGTCGAAGCCAAACCGGGATACTATTTCACTGATGAGGTAAACAGGCCAGCGATTGTCGAAAAAGTTGATTCGGAATCAATTGGAACTCACGATCGCTATCGAGGGGTCCATGGCTACGGGCCAACACAAGCAAATTACTTCACTACTGCTATTTTTGCCGGTCCACAAATCAAAGGTGGTGCGACTGTTGAAAATGCTCACCTGGTTGATGAAGGACCGACATTTGCTAAATTATTAGGATTACATTATCCGGCTCCAACTGCCGGACAAGCAATTGATGCGATCTTTAAAGACTGA
- a CDS encoding APC family permease produces MKGIIIMQNQLPKGKEHEKTLGLFDLSILGIGAIIGTGILVLTGIVAAEDSGPAIVFSFLIAALASGLIGLCYSELTTSLPNSGSAFYYAWVSIGKFMAFLAGWTLIGVYVTTTATVANGWTGYVQSFLEVLGVNLPHKLLVTPAAGGYVNLPAVLMILFMTIILTRGTSESKLVNNFLVGVKIFIIVLFIVVSAQHINPANWHPFLPYGYKGIFTGASAVFFSFLGFDALATSAEDAKDVDKNIPRAIILCLVISTALYILVSLVMTGVLSYKDLNVSEAMSYVLLAKGHKYVAEIVSLGAVLGIMAVVFAFIYAGSNIMKSMSRSAFLPQGLAKVNDKTQSPNRAIWLVGLLAAVLAGEFDLHYLALIANIGSLVVFALISLIVIILRYRYPELKRPFKVPFGNVIPVLSVLICIVLLVSISLNAWLTYLLWLVVGLGVYFFYSLRHANEFNFQDESDIPGN; encoded by the coding sequence ATGAAAGGAATCATAATCATGCAAAATCAGTTACCCAAGGGAAAAGAGCATGAGAAAACTCTCGGCCTCTTCGACCTTTCTATTCTAGGTATTGGCGCAATCATCGGAACTGGAATTTTAGTTTTAACTGGAATTGTCGCCGCGGAAGATTCAGGCCCCGCAATTGTTTTCTCTTTTCTGATTGCTGCTCTTGCTAGTGGTTTAATTGGTCTCTGTTATTCAGAATTAACCACTAGTTTACCCAATTCAGGAAGTGCCTTTTACTACGCGTGGGTTTCAATTGGTAAATTTATGGCGTTCCTTGCTGGATGGACGCTGATTGGGGTCTACGTTACTACAACCGCTACAGTAGCCAATGGGTGGACTGGGTACGTACAATCGTTCCTAGAAGTCCTCGGAGTTAATTTACCGCATAAATTACTGGTTACGCCTGCAGCTGGTGGTTATGTAAACCTCCCCGCTGTCTTGATGATCCTTTTTATGACGATTATTCTGACACGTGGAACCAGTGAAAGTAAACTTGTTAACAACTTCTTGGTTGGTGTCAAAATCTTTATTATTGTTCTATTTATCGTTGTTAGTGCTCAACATATCAATCCAGCTAACTGGCACCCCTTTTTACCATATGGATACAAAGGGATTTTCACAGGAGCATCTGCTGTCTTCTTCTCCTTCCTTGGATTTGATGCATTAGCTACTTCTGCTGAAGATGCTAAAGATGTTGATAAAAATATTCCCCGGGCAATAATTTTATGTTTAGTCATTTCAACGGCCCTCTATATTTTAGTTAGTCTTGTTATGACGGGAGTTCTAAGCTATAAAGATTTGAATGTCTCTGAAGCTATGTCATATGTTCTTTTAGCTAAAGGTCATAAATACGTGGCTGAGATTGTTTCACTTGGTGCTGTTTTAGGAATTATGGCTGTCGTCTTTGCATTCATCTATGCTGGCTCAAATATCATGAAGTCAATGAGTCGAAGTGCCTTTCTTCCTCAAGGCCTCGCTAAAGTTAATGACAAAACTCAAAGTCCTAATCGTGCTATTTGGTTAGTCGGACTTCTTGCAGCTGTCTTAGCCGGAGAATTCGATCTCCATTATCTTGCATTAATCGCCAACATTGGATCATTGGTTGTCTTTGCTTTGATTTCGCTTATCGTAATTATCTTACGGTACCGTTATCCAGAATTAAAACGACCATTTAAGGTACCTTTTGGCAACGTTATTCCTGTTCTATCAGTATTGATCTGTATTGTTTTATTAGTAAGCATCTCACTCAATGCTTGGTTAACATACTTATTATGGCTGGTAGTTGGATTAGGCGTTTACTTCTTCTATTCCCTTCGTCATGCCAACGAATTTAACTTCCAAGACGAAAGTGATATCCCAGGCAATTAA
- a CDS encoding ketopantoate reductase family protein: MKFTVVGAGAMGLRFGVLLQEAGNEVDFVEGWLPHYNKMKEQGGVYVTREHKNRHLVPVNVYTPEEYNATDADFVFFELKQMQLDDMLKRCEHFLKDQYAMTAMNGMGHVEKLLKYFPKEKVVAGTALVATILTKPGEVEFVGERGMGTTNWANYTEKPDEKTQALMTELKKANFNPSLKADFMGTLMAKVVFNSVVNTLCTMFEITMGEYAAFDKADELSRQLIDEAYDVCERAGVQLVNTRAEELESVNYVSKVGCPHHYPSMYQDMSHNRPVEVDYINGYFVKLGRRYNYEAKTHNFVTNLVHLAETTRQNRSVK, from the coding sequence ATGAAATTTACAGTCGTTGGTGCAGGTGCAATGGGATTACGGTTTGGTGTTCTATTACAAGAAGCAGGTAATGAAGTCGATTTTGTTGAAGGATGGTTACCACATTACAACAAGATGAAAGAACAAGGAGGAGTTTATGTAACTCGCGAGCATAAAAATAGACACCTTGTTCCCGTTAATGTTTATACACCTGAAGAATACAATGCTACAGATGCTGATTTTGTTTTCTTTGAATTAAAACAAATGCAGTTAGATGATATGTTAAAACGTTGTGAACATTTCTTGAAGGATCAATATGCGATGACAGCGATGAATGGAATGGGACATGTTGAAAAATTATTGAAGTATTTCCCAAAAGAAAAAGTAGTTGCTGGAACTGCCTTAGTAGCAACTATCTTAACTAAACCTGGCGAAGTTGAATTTGTTGGAGAACGAGGGATGGGAACGACTAATTGGGCTAATTATACTGAAAAGCCTGATGAGAAGACACAAGCGTTAATGACAGAGCTCAAAAAAGCAAACTTTAATCCATCCCTTAAAGCTGATTTTATGGGAACGTTGATGGCAAAAGTGGTCTTTAATTCAGTCGTTAATACCCTTTGTACTATGTTTGAAATTACAATGGGTGAGTATGCGGCGTTTGATAAGGCTGATGAACTATCTCGGCAATTAATCGATGAAGCATATGATGTCTGTGAACGTGCAGGAGTACAATTAGTTAATACGCGAGCAGAAGAGCTAGAAAGTGTAAATTATGTCTCTAAAGTTGGCTGTCCGCATCATTATCCTTCAATGTACCAAGATATGAGTCATAATCGTCCAGTGGAAGTTGATTATATTAATGGTTACTTTGTTAAGCTGGGTCGCCGATATAATTATGAAGCCAAAACCCATAATTTTGTTACTAATTTAGTCCACTTAGCGGAAACAACTCGACAAAATCGAAGTGTTAAATAG
- a CDS encoding helix-turn-helix transcriptional regulator — protein sequence MNNVRKYRKQQKLSQLELAKEIGVARQTINLIENDKYNPTLGLCLNLAHALHTDLNSLFWEEP from the coding sequence TTGAATAATGTTAGGAAGTATCGAAAACAGCAAAAATTATCTCAGTTGGAGCTTGCCAAAGAAATCGGAGTCGCACGGCAAACAATAAATTTAATCGAAAATGATAAATATAATCCAACTCTTGGTCTTTGCTTAAACTTGGCACATGCGCTTCATACTGACCTTAACTCTTTATTTTGGGAGGAACCATAA
- a CDS encoding DUF3278 domain-containing protein, producing MKESIGTKIFKQFYNISGPIDEYKKTQANTIGNTVAIMLYWFNIAISLLTIIIGGVTKNYLLAFFILSGTILIFTIFIAGGYVMYAGHKYHLADQEVEKGDIHSAYRNIIFKSLKIGILGAIFAYFLNAFVLYLYFGNFIRQLSDPSNIVACITCGVTVTLLLLLVYYLRIKKVK from the coding sequence ATGAAAGAATCAATCGGTACAAAAATATTTAAACAATTCTATAATATCTCTGGTCCAATCGACGAATACAAAAAAACTCAGGCAAACACTATCGGTAATACGGTCGCCATTATGCTTTATTGGTTTAACATTGCCATCTCTCTCCTTACAATAATAATTGGTGGTGTAACAAAAAATTATTTATTGGCATTTTTTATACTTAGTGGTACGATTCTCATTTTTACTATATTCATTGCTGGTGGTTATGTTATGTATGCAGGTCACAAATATCACCTTGCAGATCAAGAAGTAGAGAAAGGTGATATTCATTCTGCCTACCGAAATATTATTTTCAAAAGTTTAAAAATTGGTATCTTAGGGGCAATCTTTGCATATTTTCTTAATGCTTTTGTTTTATATCTCTATTTTGGAAACTTTATTCGTCAACTAAGCGATCCTAGTAATATTGTTGCATGTATTACATGTGGTGTTACGGTCACATTATTATTACTCCTTGTTTACTACCTTCGAATAAAAAAAGTAAAATAG
- a CDS encoding 5-methyltetrahydropteroyltriglutamate--homocysteine S-methyltransferase — MTEFTTRTTSPFRYDIVGSFLRPQELKEARAKFANGEITQADLTAVEDKAIINLIKQEEAAGLKAVTDGEFRRSWWHLDFFWGLNGVKKATLKEGYKFADEETRPETAQITGKISGENHPFVEHFKFTQAHTSDGVQVKQTIPAPAQFLEEFLRPENQANAKEFYPNQEDLDHDVATAYHQVIEDLYAAGCRTLQLDDCTWGISVNAFANLKKKDPNADVSQLEALQKRFLKVNNDAIANLPADLTINTHVCRGNYHSTWAAAGGYGPVADTLFAKENVTAFYLEYDSERAGGFEPLSKVPDDKYVVLGLITSKSGELEDKEAIIKRIHEAAQFHPLDKLCLSPQCGFASTEEGNILTEEQQWKKVALVKEIATEVWG, encoded by the coding sequence ATGACTGAATTCACTACACGTACTACATCACCATTTCGTTATGACATCGTTGGAAGCTTCCTTCGTCCTCAAGAGCTAAAAGAAGCTCGCGCAAAATTTGCAAACGGCGAAATAACACAAGCAGACTTAACAGCTGTTGAAGATAAAGCAATCATTAATTTGATTAAACAAGAAGAAGCTGCTGGCCTAAAAGCAGTTACTGACGGTGAATTCCGGCGTAGTTGGTGGCACCTTGACTTCTTCTGGGGATTAAATGGCGTTAAAAAAGCTACTCTAAAGGAAGGCTATAAGTTTGCAGATGAAGAGACTCGTCCTGAAACTGCTCAAATTACGGGAAAAATCTCCGGCGAAAACCACCCCTTTGTCGAACATTTCAAATTTACCCAAGCTCATACCTCTGATGGCGTTCAAGTTAAACAAACCATTCCTGCGCCAGCACAATTTTTAGAAGAATTTCTTCGTCCCGAAAATCAAGCTAATGCTAAAGAATTTTATCCCAACCAAGAAGATTTAGATCATGACGTTGCAACTGCTTATCATCAAGTAATTGAAGATCTTTATGCTGCTGGTTGTCGTACTCTCCAACTAGATGACTGTACATGGGGAATTTCTGTTAACGCCTTTGCTAACCTAAAGAAAAAAGACCCCAATGCTGATGTATCTCAGCTTGAAGCCCTTCAAAAGCGATTCTTAAAAGTAAACAATGATGCAATCGCTAATTTACCTGCCGACTTAACAATTAATACCCACGTTTGCCGCGGAAACTATCACTCAACATGGGCGGCTGCCGGTGGATATGGACCAGTTGCCGACACGCTATTTGCTAAGGAAAACGTCACTGCCTTCTATCTCGAATACGATAGTGAACGTGCTGGCGGATTTGAACCACTTAGCAAAGTTCCTGATGATAAGTATGTTGTTCTTGGTTTAATTACTTCAAAATCAGGTGAACTTGAAGATAAGGAAGCAATTATCAAACGAATTCATGAAGCCGCACAATTCCATCCATTAGATAAGCTCTGTCTTAGTCCTCAATGTGGCTTTGCATCAACTGAAGAAGGAAATATTTTAACAGAAGAACAACAATGGAAGAAGGTTGCACTTGTTAAAGAAATTGCTACAGAAGTTTGGGGATAA
- a CDS encoding cytochrome b5 domain-containing protein: protein MANQTFTRDELRKYNGQNGAAAYIAIDGIVYDVTHSPAWKNGIHHGYQAGYDLTDALYKVSPHKDRVLANLPKVGTLVGEE from the coding sequence ATGGCAAATCAAACATTTACCAGAGATGAGTTGCGTAAATATAATGGACAGAATGGAGCAGCTGCATATATTGCAATCGATGGAATTGTTTACGATGTGACTCATAGTCCTGCTTGGAAAAATGGGATTCATCATGGATATCAAGCCGGTTATGATTTAACGGATGCACTGTATAAGGTTTCTCCCCATAAAGACCGCGTATTGGCAAATCTACCCAAGGTGGGGACTTTAGTTGGAGAAGAATAA
- a CDS encoding cytochrome b5 domain-containing protein has translation MAEKKFTRDELAKYNGDGEKPHYMAIDGLVYDITDAPKKGISIKELMEVVFGRSKEKDEILKKLTVVGKLAD, from the coding sequence ATGGCTGAGAAAAAATTTACACGAGATGAATTAGCTAAATATAATGGTGATGGCGAAAAACCACATTACATGGCAATTGATGGGTTAGTTTATGACATTACAGATGCTCCTAAAAAAGGAATCAGCATAAAAGAGTTAATGGAAGTCGTTTTTGGCCGTTCAAAAGAAAAAGATGAAATTCTAAAAAAGTTAACAGTTGTCGGGAAATTAGCTGATTAA
- a CDS encoding cytochrome b5 domain-containing protein yields the protein MAKTFTREELKKYDGQNGNPAYVAINNRVYDVTHIPAWQDGTHHGNKAGLDLTDVLFNYSPHKDRVLAKLPLVGQLV from the coding sequence ATGGCAAAGACATTTACAAGAGAAGAATTAAAAAAATATGATGGGCAAAACGGGAATCCAGCTTATGTAGCAATTAATAATCGTGTCTATGATGTAACTCATATTCCCGCATGGCAAGATGGTACCCATCATGGAAATAAGGCAGGATTGGATTTGACAGATGTTCTGTTTAATTACTCTCCGCATAAAGATCGGGTGTTGGCCAAATTACCGTTAGTAGGACAATTAGTGTAA
- a CDS encoding GNAT family N-acetyltransferase, with product MNVEVKTLNEMTAQEWCKLAEERVRVFVVEQECPYQEIDEQDYQAHHLMLKDERGELVGYTRIMAKDSSHATFGRVLVLKQFRGHEYGRQLVQATIDETKRLFPNKTIQIQAQAYLKEFYASFGLKPISDVYLEDNIPHLDMVLD from the coding sequence ATGAATGTTGAAGTAAAAACATTAAACGAAATGACAGCTCAAGAATGGTGTAAATTGGCAGAAGAACGGGTAAGGGTTTTTGTTGTTGAGCAAGAATGTCCTTATCAAGAAATCGATGAACAGGATTATCAAGCTCACCATTTAATGTTAAAGGACGAGCGAGGAGAATTAGTGGGTTATACGCGAATTATGGCTAAGGATAGCTCTCATGCGACTTTTGGCCGCGTATTAGTTTTAAAACAATTTCGTGGACATGAATACGGGCGTCAGCTAGTTCAGGCAACGATCGATGAAACTAAGCGTCTTTTCCCAAATAAGACAATTCAAATTCAAGCTCAAGCATATCTTAAAGAATTTTACGCATCGTTTGGACTTAAGCCGATTTCAGATGTTTACCTTGAAGATAATATCCCGCACTTAGATATGGTATTGGATTAA